A single window of Colletotrichum higginsianum IMI 349063 chromosome 8, whole genome shotgun sequence DNA harbors:
- a CDS encoding Arginase, translated as MPHTSVTIIVSPYHVGLYDHRVGSGPLRILSHGLADKLEALTPIKFVNIGPVDDFEGEIGRTFEVIRRVSAAVSSAVSDGSFPLVLSGNCYASAAVAAGLNESVPDLKVLWIDAHDDLDTPSTNENGYLDAMALSMMSGLSWHRLMGSVPGHVPVSLDRVAYCGLRDVSETQRETVTEAGIDVVWGNAEKKVDFGAELGTLLDRKRFEKTHVHLDLDVLDESLGRVNDWPSPGGLDAQDLMNCLETIPKKTEPTSLVVCSFNARLEGGDTIARLAVKGILQFVQGLKDRGVLTTNS; from the coding sequence ATGCCTCACACTTCGGTCACGATCATCGTCTCCCCCTACCACGTCGGCCTCTACGACCACCGCGTCGGCTCCGGGCCTCTCCGCATCTTGTCCCATGGCCTGGCCGACAAACTCGAGGCCCTCACGCCCATCAAGTTCGTCAACATCGGTCCCGTCGACGACTTCGAGGGCGAGATTGGAAGGACGTTCGAGGTGATTCGCCGCGTTTCCGCTGCCGTCTCCAGCGCGGTATCTGACGGCTCGTTCCCGCTCGTCTTGTCGGGCAACTGTTACGCCAGCGCTGCCGTGGCGGCCGGCCTGAACGAGTCTGTCCCTGATTTGAAAGTCCTGTGGATCGACGCGCACGACGATTTGGATACCCCGTCCACGAACGAGAACGGGTACCTTGACgcgatggccttgtcgatgatgagcGGGCTGAGCTGGCACAGGCTCATGGGCTCTGTGCCGGGACATGTCCCTGTGAGCTTGGACAGAGTGGCGTACTGCGGGTTGAGGGATGTGAGTGAGACTCAGAGGGAGACTGTCACGGAAGCCGGCATTGATGTCGTCTGGGGCAATGCGGAGAAGAAGGTTGATTTTGGAGCGGAGCTGGGCACTCTGTTGGATCGGAAGCGGTTTGAAAAAACCCATGTTCACTTGGACCTGGACGTCTTGGACGAGTCTCTGGGGAGGGTCAATGATTGGCCCTCCCCGGGAGGCTTGGATGCCCAGGATCTGATGAACTGTCTGGAGACGATACCGAAGAAGACGGAGCCGACGAGCCTGGTGGTGTGTTCTTTCAACGCGAggttggaggggggagacACGATTGCAAGACTTGCCGTCAAGGGCATTCTTCAGTTTGTGCAGGGTCTCAAGGACCGTGGGGTACTGACTACCAACTCATGA
- a CDS encoding fungal specific transcription factor domain-containing protein: MKGRNWSPVGARRRGLKSFAARLTLRFLAVASIVVMYHLIELHLRYREAMRAKYLPTRFDSLPDYDEATLASTGWDADSYTENTERSTLLDNRRHWKKLGKGREGETFTFNNTVIKVYNEETTPFRNCMQDTRASPRRWPTEIPASLIMGGHRDGSNPSHDDPYRELFVPVKDYFLTTTDPSQPPKWHLVTPFLKSGTLKKLAKTLHAASDGSPTYRELDQMFRPSFESLLSALDNLHMAHNLCHDDVKLDNIFVASERDPRRWKLGDLGNAREPDHPYHLTPLWTADTPQLRDCRANDALRLTKAYLQFLRRSGRNPDEFDDALMRGVDTLSRLYWAVARASPPLSAAQIWQLSGVYPPQLEGAEQSPWMTMQPAGVKESRGWAPAAEAVFGWRWSLRNAVKSELRVGAKENMGRFFGLTRILGIPVAACQAA, translated from the coding sequence ATGAAAGGTCGCAACTGGAGCCCCGTGGGGGCTCGTCGGAGGGGACTCAAGTCCTTCGCCGCCCGGCTGACCCTTCGGTTCCTCGCGGTTGCGTCCATCGTCGTCATGTACCACCTCATCGAGCTACATCTCCGCTATCGAGAGGCCATGCGCGCCAAGTATCTCCCAACACGGTTCGATTCTCTGCCGGACTACGACGAGGCGACGCTCGCCAGCACAGGATGGGACGCCGACTCGTACACAGAAAACACGGAGCGCAGCACGCTGCTCGACAACAGGCGGCACTGGAAGAAACTCGGAAAGGGCCGCGAAGGCGAGACCTTTACCTTCAACAACACCGTCATCAAGGTCTACAACGAGGAAACAACCCCGTTCCGCAACTGTATGCAGGACACCAgagcatcgccgaggagatggccgacCGAGATCCCGGCCAGTCTGATCATGGGAGGGCACAGGGACGGCTCAAACCCCTCCCACGACGATCCCTACAGAGAGCTCTTCGTCCCTGTCAAGGACTACTTCCTCACCACCACGGACCCCTCTCAGCCTCCCAAATGGCACCTGGTCACGCCGTTTCTCAAGTCGGGCACGCTGAAGAAGCTCGCAAAGACGCTCCACGCCGCCTCGGACGGCTCGCCCACGTATCGCGAGCTGGACCAGATGTTCCGGCCGTCCTTCGAGTCCCTCCTCTCGGCCCTCGACAACCTGCACATGGCGCACAACCTCTgccacgacgacgtcaagCTCGACAACATCTTCGTCGCCTCCGAGCGCGACCCGAGGCGGTGGAagctcggcgacctcggcaacGCCCGCGAGCCCGACCACCCGTACCACCTCACGCCCCTCTGGACCGCCGACACGCCGCAGCTGCGCGACTGCCGCGCCAACGACGCGCTCCGCCTGACCAAGGCCTACCTGCAGTTCCTCCGCCGCTCCGGCAGGAACCCGGACGAgttcgacgacgccctgatgcgcggcgtcgacacgCTCAGCAGGCTCTACTGGGCCGTCGCGCGCGCCTCGCCCCCGCTCTCGGCCGCGCAGATATGGCAGCTCTCCGGCGTCTACCCGCCGCAGCTGGAGGGAGCGGAACAGTCGCCGTGGATGACGATGCAGCCGGCCGGCGTCAAGGAGTCCCGCGGGTgggccccggcggcggaggccgTCTTTGGCTGGCGGTGGTCGCTCCGGAACGCGGTGAAGAGCGAGTTGAGGGTCGGCGCCAAGGAGAACATGGGCAGGTTCTTTGGACTGACGCGGATTCTGGGGATCCCCGTCGCCGCATGTCAAGCCGCCTGA